The window GTAGCAGTATGGTAAGCCTTTTCTCGATTAGCAAAATAGGCAAGCAGCTAGACTTAGTACCTAGTTCAGTAGAACGATGTGTTTAGTCAATGAATCAATGGATTTGACTGGAAATTGAATGGGAGACATCATATTATCAATTATAACGACagtcttttactttttatgcCAAGTTTGCAGCGTCAGATGGAGCCAAATATTGTATTACTGGGCATTGGATTACTTTTTGTACATTGATCAAGCCACATTCCTACTAGGTGCATAGTAGCCAGCTACGGGCCCACGAGGCGCTATTCTACAGAAGGATTTAGCGCTATCAATAGCTACAGCTTGCCGAAAACCCTGACGTAACAAGGACccagccatcttctcttcttcagagcTTGCCAGATCCACCTCGACCAAGACAAGCTCTCCCACAGCGTCATGGACAGCCTAGAAGAtttcgagcagcagctcgccgcTGAAAAACTCGAGCGTGAAAAATCAGAACAAGAACGTGAGCGGCACCACCATCACAAGCATAGACATCACCACCGGCGAGATCGAGACGACGATAGAGACCGCGAAGAGAGACACAGGCATCGGCATCGCGACAGCGAAAGAGACCGAGATAGAGACAGGGACGGTAATCGGAAGCGCGATAGGGATAGGGAGAGGGATAgaggcagagacagagacgACAATCGCCGTCGCCGACATCACAATGAatacgacgaggacgatgatgaacGTCGACACAAGAGAAGCCGCCGATCAcgcgacgaggacgatggcgacgaggagCGCCGCAGACGGCGTCATCGAGAGGATCGACATCACAAATCATCAGACGAAAAGGCTCGCGCGCCTCCTTCAGACCAGGAGAAGTCTTCAAACGAAGATGCGACCGGCACGTCAAAACCGCTGGAACGAGATGCTTGGATGACCGCGCCATCGGCCTTTGAAGTCGAACATGTCCACCGCCCAGGGCAAAACAAACCTCGATCGCCGACCCCAGAGCCACCAAAGCGAGTAATATCCAGTCGTGAGATTAATAGCGGCTATCTTGAAGACTTGAATAGCGGCAAGCTGCCTTCTGCTGCGGAGCAACAGCCATCTGAGCGAACGGTTGACTATACATTCGGCGACTCTGGCTCATCGTGGCGAATGACTAAATTGAAAGCTGTCTACACTACGGCAGAAGACTCGGGCCAGTCTGTTGAAGAAGTTGCTCTAAAGCAGTTCGGCAGCTTAGAGTTCTTCGATGATGCGcgcgaagagaaggaagagctggagaggaggagattaTATGGTGATGATGTCAAGACAAAAGACAAGCCTACGGGCGAATTCTACCGAGAACGGAGGAAGAGCCAAAGGCGCGAAGAACCAGCCAGGCAAGAAATCCGCCAAGGCGAAGTCGTGCAAGAGGACCACCCGCAGCCAGTCCCCGTTCCAATGGACCAGACAGCTCTGAACAGACTCCGTGCTCAAATGATGAAGGCAAAGTTGCGCAAGGCACCCAATGCGGCTCAACTGGAAGAAGAGTACAACCTTGCGGCGGCAGGAGCGGCGCCTCGTCTCAATGCCCCTGAAGCAGTGGTCCTTGGCGTCATGGAGAGTCGCCAACTCGCCGGCACACGTGGAGAGGTCAAAACAGTGGATACCAAGCGCGGACGAGAGCGCGGCCTCGTCGAGGAGAACACAGACATGACCATCGAGCAGATGCTCCAAGAGGAACGTCGAACCAAGGGCCAAGCAGGAGGTGAAGGCCTGCGCCTCGCCGAGAGAATCGCCAAAGACGCGAAATTCGACGACGACCTCGAGTACATGGACGAAAACGCCGAAAAGCTAGCAAAGCGCGTCCACAAGAGCGAGGTCAACCTGAAAAACATGGCCGTCAGCGAGTTCCAGAAGATGAACCGCGTCCTCGAAAACTGCCCCCTCTGCCATAAGGAGGATAAAGGGCTGCCGCCCATCGCGCCCGTCATCTCTCTCGCCACGCGCGTCTTCATGACTCTGGCCACCGAGCCGGAGATCAGCGAAGGCGGCGCCGTCATCGTCCCCACAGCGCATCGAAACAACCTCCTCGAgtgcgacgacgacgagtgGGAGGAGATTCGCAACTTCATGAAGAGCCTCACGAGGATGTACCACGACCAGGGCCGAGAAGTCATCTTTTACGAAAACGCCGCCGCGCCGCATAAGCACATGCACGCCGCCATGATGGCCATCCCTATCCCCTACGACCAAGGCGCCATGGCACCCGCATTTTTCAAGGAGgcgtttctctcttctgaCGAGGAATGGTCCCAGCATCGCAAAATCATTGACACCGGCGCCAAAGCCAGGGAGGGCATGGGCCGCTCAGCTTTCCGCCGGTGCATCGCCAAGGAGATGCCCTACTTCCACGTCTGGTTCACGCTGGACGGGGGGCTGGGCCACGTTGTTGAGAATTCGGATCGCTGGCCGAGGGGAGACCTCTTTGCGAGGGAGATTATCGGTGGTATTGTGGATGCTGATGCACACATCATTAAGAAGCAAGGGCGGTGGGCGAAGATTGATAGCAGGGTCGATGGATTCAAGAAGGGGTGGAGAAAGTTTGACTGGACGAGAGTGTTGACTGATGGGTAAGACAACGAACATATAATCAAGTGTGCGTATATTACAATGCTGGgcgtaatataaaaaaacggCTGAAAGGGTTGTGTTTTATAGTAGCCATTTTTTATGgatgaaaacaaaagaattTAGCACCAAAGCAAACTCAGTCAAGCCGCTCATTAATTGATTGAATTGATATCTGTGATTATCCCAAGAAATTAAATCGCAATGTACGCTGATGCACCATCAGACCTGACATAAGTAGCGAATAGTAAATAGTTAAAACAAGTCAAAAGGTTCAAATCATCGCAGATTCATCGGCACCTCGTCTCTCCTCCATCCTTCGGGGtatcttcctccttctttgtAAAGACATATGCCACCAGAACACATCTAGCGTCTGTCATCTATAGCTGCTAACTCTACTGTCATAAGAACGCCCATGTTCCGCCTCccaattaattattagcttgAAGAAAAATGCCCACATAAATGGCATgactagattattaaaaagtttctAATAATGAGGAGCCCGCTTGAGCTGTGAAGCTCATTTTCCGGGGgctcctcgtcgtcctctTTCGCGTTCTTTGCTTCCCGCACTCCTCGTTGCTCTCTCCCAGTCTTCCCATTCTTTGCTTATCTCCATCAAGACGGAACCCATCACTGTGGCGCTGGCCATCAATCCGTGGCCCTCTCCTTCGAGTACCCGGACTTCACATCGCTTCATGATCTTGCCCAACCATTTGACGTTCTCAACAGGCACCCGAGTATCTCCGCTACCGTGACGAATAATCACAGGTCGAGTGATGTCGACATACCGGAAGCCAATAGTATGCCGTCTTTCGAGACAAACAAGCAGGTCCACAGCTGGATTCGCGTTCGTCGTGGCAAGATCCCAGATCGCATGTGTTAGCCGTATGTCATAAGATTGTTGCCGTTCTTTATCGGCGAGAGGATCAAAAGCTGGAGGCGAATGGGACAGGCCGTTGCTAGTTGTAGGCCGAGGTACTGTCGTGTCCACGCCTTCTTTGGTATTGGGGGATGCCTGGTCTTCTTGATTGACCAGAGTGCCATCTGAGTCCTTGCCGCCCGCTGCATGATTGTTGATGTTTTCCTTGTCTGCAGACGGTGTAGCATTTCTGCTACTACCATCTTTGTGGCCCGTTTTGCGTTTAGATTTGCGGGGATTCTTTGGTAAAGAGCTTGTAATTGACGAGCTGGTTGCCGACATGAAACTGCTGTTAGCCGCCTTTAGGAAAGACGTTGGCAAGACTCGTAGGATTCTTTGAGCTGTTGGAAGAGTGTGTGATGGTGGCATTAGCGATGATGACCCGAAAACATTCATTTGAGAAGGCGGGATCCACGGCGCAAGCAGATGGATTTTTCCTCGGATATGCTGAGGCATGCGAAGAGCCGTGGCCAGAGCATAGATGGCTCCAGCCGAATGAGCCATTAGAGAGAATTTGCTGATTCTCAAAGTTTGGCAGATTGCGTACACGTCATCTGCAGGTCATCTGTCAGCGGACGTTTCCCATGGTAAAACCATATAAAATCAAAACAATAACTTACCAGGCCAGCTGAGAGGTGTACTCGTTCCGTCAGCATAAGGCTCACTGTCTCCCACACCTGGTCGATCAGGGGTAATAAGACGGAGCTTCAGCGTCAACGCCAACTCATCATAAAACGCAGTGATATATCTCGTCAAGCCCATCCCTACACAACAAAAGACTACGCTGCCTTCAGGGTCTCCAACTTCAGCAAACGAGATAACTCGGCCAGTTTCGGGATGGCGAATCTTTTGAGACAGGCGCGGCGAGCATAGGTAAGATTCgacagcatcatcaacagaATCAGCAGATTGGGGTCTCTCATAGCCCGTGGGCCTATTATTCGGGGTGGACTCATCATTCAGGCGTTTGTTCTCCTGAGGAATGAGAGGTACTGAGAGGCGCTTTAATctagagctgctgcgcttCAGTCGAAGGGCATCGTTAGGGCCAGGGGTTGTCTGGCTAGAAAGACGTTGGTCTTTGCGATCAAGCTCATCTCGTCGACGCCCCTGCGAAACTGAAGGGAAGGGAGCGCCGTCGTCTTCGAGCTCATCTGTTCTCTCTTCCGCGATGTAATTCGCGCTCAGATAGCTGCTAGACGCTCTCTGCTTCGGTTTTCGAGTGGAATTCTCTTCGACGTCGTATAAAGACGACTTATTGGTATCCGAGTCAGAGCGGCGATGCTTCATTTTCGCAAAGTCACGACCGTAGCCGGACTCGGCAGTTTCAAGAACCTTGTCCCCAGCAAATCCTTCAACGTCCTTTATTGGCCGTCGAACACTGGATCTCCTTCTACTTGAGCTCGAATTGCGCAGACTTGAATCGCGAGCTGGAATATGATGCAGGCCGTCTCCAAGCAGATTATCGTCGGTAGTAACCGCTGTTGGTTCCTCGCTGATAGAGCTCTCTCCAAAGAAATGCTCTACCTTGCTTCCGCTGTGAATGCTACCTCCTCCTGTCGCGGTACCGCCAACTATTGGGGTAGAAGAGGCACGTCTCCTGTCAATCTGGGGCTCGCGAAGGTGTTCTCTAGAGCCCATATAGCTAAGcactctgctgctgcgattCGACTTTTTCCCCCAGCTATCGAGAGACCGGCGTGGGCGTAGCTCCGGGTGAGGCGCAGAGCCACGTTCTACAGAAAGATTTCCGATGCTGCGAGCATCATCATTCTTGGACGCAAACGAGCCCGTAGACGAGGGGCGAGAGCTTGCGGCGCTACGTATAAAGGATCTGAATCCGCTTTCTCGACTTGTACTTCGGTGGCTTCGAGGGCTTTGCGGCGCGGTCAGAGGTGAAAAGCCGCTCGGGGGCTTGGATGTGCGGATAACAGGTGGGCTGGCCGCAAGCTCGTCGAGACAAATAGGGCCGCCGTGCTCCTCGTGAAAGGAAGGCTGTTTGTATGCCCCGTAGTCAACGCCAAAACTACCAGAGCCGCGCCTAGAGCGAGAGCTGTGGCGGCTTGGGCCAGAGTTTGGGCTCGTTGGCAGGGAAAGAGTTGCTGAGGTCAGGCCGGTGTCGAAGTGGTGGTTGGCAGGCTCAGCGATGGCGCTAAGGCTGGTGATGAGGCTGGAAATAATCTCAGGGCTCCCGGGAGGGATGGCGTATCGTTTGCGGGCGGCAGAAGTGGGCGTCGACGACATGCGGTTGCGCTGGGACGAGTGAACGCGGTGGGTGCGTGTTGGGATAGGGGGCATCGAATCTATGGAAGTGCGTTCCATGGCgagcggcagcggcgagcGGCAGGGCGACTTGTCCAACGCTGTTACTTGATAGCTTGAGACGGTGAGCGTCTAATCTTGACTGTCTCGCCTGGCTGCAGCGTGAAATTGGCGCACGCAGCCACGTTTCTCTGGCCCCAGCGGCAGCAAACAGCGTCTGTGAGCGCCTTTGCTTTTGCATGAAACCCTCCCCACGCTCTCACGCAGCCGCAGTTTCGGCAGGTTGCGGTCCGACAAATGCGAGCGACGGCCTTCAAAGgaccgccaccaccaactagaacaagaagaagaaaaaaaaaaaagaaggcttcTCAGCGCTGAAGCGTGCAATAGTATGAGCTCGGATGCAGCCAAAGACACCAGAGGCGTACACGGACGCTTCGTTGGACCGCTCTCTAAAGAGTATCCGAGACAGAAGAGGCAGGGAAATTAGTTGCAGGCTAGCACAGGGTCAAGCGTTAGCTGTGTCGCTTGTCCCGTCAGATGCAATCCGGGCTTGGGCCGCACGCACTGCTGCAGTATTTGCTCTGGTCTGAGACACGCAGCATAAAGCAAAGCTgggcctgcagcagcagcagcgacaacaACGACGGTAACGACAGCTGCAGCGATCACGACGACAGCAAAAACGCCAAACGGCAGACAATTCTCGTGGGCCGGCAGCTCATGGTGCTAGTGAGCTCCTGGGAGATTTGACCCCTTTCGAGAGCTCTGCTGCCGGTCCACTCCAATCACCAGTTTCAGCCAGCCGCCATTTTGGCTACGGCACGGGCAATCAACGAGACCCCTGCCGCTAGAGAAGACCATCGATCGAGCATGATTCGGCCACGAGAGTGAAGCGCGGACTGGAGTCAGTGGGGAGAGCTCTGATTCGATGGCTACAATCGATGGCAGGGATGTTCAAATTTGGTCGTCGGTACGGCAGGCTATTACTAGTGGAGAGGAGCAGAAAAAGGGCGGGTCTGTCCTTTCGGCAGCACGTTGATCCTATTCCGAGACTCGTATGGACGGCTTTGTATTACAAGGAGTCGAGTAGGAAGATGGGAGAGCCAAACCACATGCTTAAGTAGCACTGGGTGAGCCATTTGCTGCTGGCGTGCATAATCCAGTCCGAGACAGGGCGCTGACGGCACGGTTGTGGAAAACCGAAGGAGGACGGCGGAGCCACATCCAACAGCGTTGCATCAATGGCACCCTGCCAGAGGGAACCCTTGTAAGCGAGTTGTGCAGCATCGCAGAATAGGACCAGCTGGAGCGCGAAACACTGAGGCGTGCGCGCATTAGAGCAGTATATCAAAGATGCTGCTGTATAAGCAGAGTTGCAAAGGATTTGGGGATTTGGCTGCCGCTCGCGCGGGAGCGTCTTCACCCGTTTCCCCGTGGCGATCCTTTCTGAATTGTGCTCGCTTCGGGCTGGACCAGCGCTGTGTGCAACCGTGGTTTGCGTGGGATGGCGTGGCGATGGTAGCAGTGCTGGGCAGAAAGAGGAAACGTGGGATAACACGCGTGGGTGCTTACATGCGCACCGTGATATTTGTACGTCAGCAAAGCCCGCATGGCGATAGGAGCTGAACATCCGTGCTCGGTGCCGATCTGGCTATTGTGAGCTGATCGCTGGTCAGACGCGAGTCGTGCTCTGCGGTCACTACCTGTCGCACTGGCGATATACTACGTAGGTATAAGCTTCAATGTATGTATATTGTCTTCTAGTGCGCACCGGCTGTCAGATTAGCCACAATCCTTGCAGCCATTCCTGGGAGGCGGGGAACTGAGAAGAAGCGCGAAGAAGAGATAATGGACCTGGAACAGCGGGAGAAGCGAATGACAGGCCGcctgagatgagatgatctGGTCAGTCGCGTGGCCAGCGCATCCTAGAGGATTCCCCTCGGGAGAATTCAGAAGTCAGAAATGAGACAGGGCTGCACTATCGACGctcccatctccagcagAACAACACTAGCATCTCTTACCAAAGCAACGCTAGTAGTCGTACATATATAGGGGATCAGAGAAAGTCCGTGTAAGACCTGCAATACTCCGTATACTATATGCCTCCAGGAACTTCTACTTCCTACAAGTCCAGTAGTAAGTAAGTATACCTACagcatacctacctacctaggtgcTCCTTGGCAAGTCGGTTGAGAGTCCTTCCAAGCTGTCAGGCTCACCAGAAACCGGGTTCCCATCCGAAGTACACACTATACGCAGATAGGGCTGATGGGTGGGCAATCTGGCTACATCTAGATGCTACCATGTCAACGCTGCATCGTATGCTTGCCTCGCAGACTGGCACAATATCGGCTACGATGGCGAGCGATGACTGTACTATCCTGGATCCTGTCGAAATGTCGGCTGCTCGTTATATAAGCCATCCGCCTAGAGCCCGAGTGGCTGCCGCTAACGGCATGCCTGCAGCCATGGAGGCATCCTTAGCTCTGATGCAACGCTGACAGGGCATCTACTGCCCCGAACAAGGATAGCGCCGTGGTTGCGAGATGCAGGGCTGGATTTGATATATGAGGCGACCTGCTGGACTCTGCCTGAACTTTCTGTCGTGTCGTACGAATTTGGGTCGTAGATAAAAGTTCTGCTCGCGCCACCTCAGCAAGACGGGCGCCCGAAACGGAACCGTGCCATCATCACAAGTGACCCTTACATACTGCCAACTCTTTAATCCCAGAACCAACTGCAACTGCAGGTAACATCGATCGAGTCACCATGGCCGCCGCGGCCACTAAGACGATCTTCTCCTTTGTAAGCTATGACAACCATAGGGTGCCCCAGGATCCCAAGTCTCGTACCTTAATCCGCCGGCACGCCATGCGAGATGTGGCCACCACGAGAAAGCAGAAGCGAAACTATCGCGGCAACGCGGTCCAGTACCCAGAGGCGGTGCTGTATGGAGAGGACACGCATGAAGCGTGTGCCGGTAAAGGAACTGTAGCTAAAAGGCGATCAACTAAGCGtaagctgttgaagaaggcgaCAGACAGCAATCCGCAGCCGActaagcagcagctcatccGAATCCACACAATCGTTGTTGATGACTACAGCCAAAAGTTTAGCACGCGCTTCCCCATCTTGGAGCTCATTGCACCACTCACAAGCCTGCACCTGGGGGTGGCCTCCATCTCCTGCTTTACCTTGGAGCCCGGCAGGACGGGGGACGTGCTCTTCTCATTGCCGCTGTCCAACTTGCAGAGCAGACGGCTGTTAGACTACCTGCCTAGCCTATACGGGAAGGCCTCCGCCTTGACTTACACCGTTGATTGTCTTGTAGCAAGGCTGAACCAGATCACTCGCGGCTTGACTACCAACACATCGtcggaagaggaggatggcgAGGTCCTCCATCATTATGCCAAGGCGCTCAAGGAAATCCAGCGGGCCATCGATGATGAACAACTTCGAATGGCGCAGGAAACACTGTATGCGGCAGAACTGCTTGGCATTTTTGAGGTATGTTGTGAACAAAGACCTAGCACAACATGCATTAGGGGCGAAGCTCCGTTTATGCCTTCAAGTACCTGCTTTTGACTGACCTtttacctcttttttttttctgattcGTCCAGCTTCTGAGCCCCAATCCGGAAATGACGTCCTGGAAGTGCCATGCAGCAGGAGCTGCCAGGCTGATCCAGCTTCGTGGCCCCGAGAGGTTCAAGACAGACTTTGAACTGGCCCTTTTCATGGCCCACATCGGTCCAATAGTACGTATAAGCGAGACACAGTCCCGCACTGAGAGCTCATAGTTGACACTTTTTCCTCCAAGGTCACCGAATCCTTCCTCAACAACAAGACCTGCTTCCTGACCGAGGAGCCATGGAAGAAGGTCTTGCGCACCGCCATCTGCCATGACCCGACCATACCGCCGGAGCAGAGTAAGCTCATCTATCGGCTTTGGTCTAGTCTCATCTTTGGGCCCAACATATTCAAAATGGTCACGAGCTTGGTGCTGTCGCCCACTGAACCTTCGGAAAGCGATATCGAGGCGGCAATTGAGAAGATCCAGAAAGACCTGACATATTTGAGGATGTGGGAAGACTTGCtacgccaacagcagcaagcgcAGTCCCCCATCGACAGAGACGAATCGGGCGATAACGTAAAGTTCGTCTTCGCAGCTCCAGCCTGGAGCAAGGGAAAGAATTTCATGCCGTGGCCGGTCCTGCGCGGCACTTTCATGATGTGCGGCATGCTGAAGAGGCGGCTTCTGGTCTCGCTTGCGCCCTCTCGCTTCCCTCACGTCGAGGCAGAGGCTCAGGCGCTGGCCGAAACAACGCTGGAGCTCAACTCCAACCCGGCTACACGCAAGGAAGATGGCCTTCTGGGAGGCCTTTTCCTAGCGCAAACGGTCTGGGTGGCGAAGGCCGTCCTCACCACAAAGGACATATGGAATGAAACTGTAGCAGATGCAAGCAGGATGACTTCAgaggaaaatgaaagaggGCCGATAATTGAACAGTGGAAGTTTAGAATATGGTGCAAAGAGCTCGGAAGAAAGGTTTCGTAAGCGCCATTGCAATGCGTAGATCTGGCGATGCCGGCCGATGTCGACAAATCTTACGGTGTGATGGATACATGGATTCACACCACTCATGTGCCTTTTGATTTTATTAGAACAAGAGGCGTT is drawn from Trichoderma asperellum chromosome 4, complete sequence and contains these coding sequences:
- a CDS encoding uncharacterized protein (EggNog:ENOG41); this encodes MAAAATKTIFSFVSYDNHRVPQDPKSRTLIRRHAMRDVATTRKQKRNYRGNAVQYPEAVLYGEDTHEACAGKGTVAKRRSTKRKLLKKATDSNPQPTKQQLIRIHTIVVDDYSQKFSTRFPILELIAPLTSLHLGVASISCFTLEPGRTGDVLFSLPLSNLQSRRLLDYLPSLYGKASALTYTVDCLVARLNQITRGLTTNTSSEEEDGEVLHHYAKALKEIQRAIDDEQLRMAQETLYAAELLGIFELLSPNPEMTSWKCHAAGAARLIQLRGPERFKTDFELALFMAHIGPIVTESFLNNKTCFLTEEPWKKVLRTAICHDPTIPPEQSKLIYRLWSSLIFGPNIFKMVTSLVLSPTEPSESDIEAAIEKIQKDLTYLRMWEDLLRQQQQAQSPIDRDESGDNVKFVFAAPAWSKGKNFMPWPVLRGTFMMCGMLKRRLLVSLAPSRFPHVEAEAQALAETTLELNSNPATRKEDGLLGGLFLAQTVWVAKAVLTTKDIWNETVADASRMTSEENERGPIIEQWKFRIWCKELGRKVS
- a CDS encoding uncharacterized protein (EggNog:ENOG41), which produces MERTSIDSMPPIPTRTHRVHSSQRNRMSSTPTSAARKRYAIPPGSPEIISSLITSLSAIAEPANHHFDTGLTSATLSLPTSPNSGPSRHSSRSRRGSGSFGVDYGAYKQPSFHEEHGGPICLDELAASPPVIRTSKPPSGFSPLTAPQSPRSHRSTSRESGFRSFIRSAASSRPSSTGSFASKNDDARSIGNLSVERGSAPHPELRPRRSLDSWGKKSNRSSRVLSYMGSREHLREPQIDRRRASSTPIVGGTATGGGSIHSGSKVEHFFGESSISEEPTAVTTDDNLLGDGLHHIPARDSSLRNSSSSRRRSSVRRPIKDVEGFAGDKVLETAESGYGRDFAKMKHRRSDSDTNKSSLYDVEENSTRKPKQRASSSYLSANYIAEERTDELEDDGAPFPSVSQGRRRDELDRKDQRLSSQTTPGPNDALRLKRSSSRLKRLSVPLIPQENKRLNDESTPNNRPTGYERPQSADSVDDAVESYLCSPRLSQKIRHPETGRVISFAEVGDPEGSVVFCCVGMGLTRYITAFYDELALTLKLRLITPDRPGVGDSEPYADGTSTPLSWPDDVYAICQTLRISKFSLMAHSAGAIYALATALRMPQHIRGKIHLLAPWIPPSQMNVFGSSSLMPPSHTLPTAQRILRVLPTSFLKAANSSFMSATSSSITSSLPKNPRKSKRKTGHKDGSSRNATPSADKENINNHAAGGKDSDGTLVNQEDQASPNTKEGVDTTVPRPTTSNGLSHSPPAFDPLADKERQQSYDIRLTHAIWDLATTNANPAVDLLVCLERRHTIGFRYVDITRPVIIRHGSGDTRVPVENVKWLGKIMKRCEVRVLEGEGHGLMASATVMGSVLMEISKEWEDWERATRSAGSKERERGRRGAPGK
- a CDS encoding uncharacterized protein (EggNog:ENOG41), which produces MDSLEDFEQQLAAEKLEREKSEQERERHHHHKHRHHHRRDRDDDRDREERHRHRHRDSERDRDRDRDGNRKRDRDRERDRGRDRDDNRRRRHHNEYDEDDDERRHKRSRRSRDEDDGDEERRRRRHREDRHHKSSDEKARAPPSDQEKSSNEDATGTSKPLERDAWMTAPSAFEVEHVHRPGQNKPRSPTPEPPKRVISSREINSGYLEDLNSGKLPSAAEQQPSERTVDYTFGDSGSSWRMTKLKAVYTTAEDSGQSVEEVALKQFGSLEFFDDAREEKEELERRRLYGDDVKTKDKPTGEFYRERRKSQRREEPARQEIRQGEVVQEDHPQPVPVPMDQTALNRLRAQMMKAKLRKAPNAAQLEEEYNLAAAGAAPRLNAPEAVVLGVMESRQLAGTRGEVKTVDTKRGRERGLVEENTDMTIEQMLQEERRTKGQAGGEGLRLAERIAKDAKFDDDLEYMDENAEKLAKRVHKSEVNLKNMAVSEFQKMNRVLENCPLCHKEDKGLPPIAPVISLATRVFMTLATEPEISEGGAVIVPTAHRNNLLECDDDEWEEIRNFMKSLTRMYHDQGREVIFYENAAAPHKHMHAAMMAIPIPYDQGAMAPAFFKEAFLSSDEEWSQHRKIIDTGAKAREGMGRSAFRRCIAKEMPYFHVWFTLDGGLGHVVENSDRWPRGDLFAREIIGGIVDADAHIIKKQGRWAKIDSRVDGFKKGWRKFDWTRVLTDG